The Pyrococcus horikoshii OT3 genome includes a window with the following:
- a CDS encoding anaerobic ribonucleoside triphosphate reductase — protein sequence MEKADIIHEYARWGSLDVLENANRYPGPSGFFAYVMEEALNNSLSLIPEIGLKAHLSGDIYIHKLPYSLYIPYCTGHSIARLLEKGLKTPTITSKPAKHFDTFVDHVANYLITLQHYFSGAQAFSSVEWYAGPFIRREGLNSRKVKQNIQRLIYNLNYPTRIGLQTPFTNFTVTLDAPRKMLEGDYAIYNGKKVAPLGEYEKEAKMFIIALSEVLREGDALGQPFTFPIPTLMVTAKMIWDDPEVFEAIFTTAAKRGSFYWLNTNVVDPDASYAMCCRLNIDKRELTYAFEVSGKSSEEETLEKLERQRFGGLWAMPDITGSVNVTTVNLPRIALKAKDDDKFWEEYERILEIVRITTDWFRERYIKLISSYPHMYSMIKEYLEEFPMSHFNTIGILGLPEAVAIYMNSPELWKEGNRRDWIESARLMKKMVEFATAKAREWMRATGTPWNVEEVPGESAAAKLAIRDMKEFPELKDYLEDPDNPIYSTSIAPYYGSLELGDRVKIEEMVQGSFTGGVMMHIFLGEEPDPEALAQLTKKLMRTKLVYWSYTPAITVCNSCKASFTGLYTRCPRCGSKDVEIWSRIIGYYRPLRNWNPYRRKEFWSRKHYVA from the coding sequence ATGGAGAAGGCCGATATAATCCATGAATATGCAAGGTGGGGAAGTCTCGATGTTTTAGAAAATGCTAATAGGTACCCAGGGCCAAGCGGTTTCTTTGCCTACGTAATGGAAGAAGCCCTAAACAACAGTCTAAGCTTAATACCTGAGATCGGCCTAAAGGCCCATCTCTCTGGAGATATTTACATCCACAAGCTCCCTTACAGTCTATACATACCCTATTGCACTGGACACAGTATTGCAAGGTTACTTGAGAAAGGTCTAAAAACCCCGACGATAACCTCGAAACCTGCTAAGCACTTCGATACGTTCGTTGATCACGTGGCCAACTACCTGATCACTCTGCAGCACTACTTCTCAGGAGCTCAGGCCTTTTCAAGCGTTGAATGGTACGCTGGTCCTTTTATAAGGAGGGAAGGCCTTAACTCAAGGAAGGTGAAGCAGAATATTCAAAGGCTGATCTATAACCTAAACTATCCAACGAGGATAGGGCTCCAAACGCCGTTCACGAACTTTACGGTAACTTTAGACGCTCCCAGGAAGATGCTCGAGGGTGATTATGCAATATATAATGGGAAGAAAGTTGCCCCCCTAGGGGAATATGAGAAAGAAGCTAAGATGTTCATAATAGCCCTTTCAGAGGTTTTGAGGGAGGGTGACGCTTTAGGGCAGCCGTTCACTTTTCCAATTCCTACATTGATGGTTACGGCTAAGATGATCTGGGATGATCCGGAAGTTTTCGAGGCCATATTTACAACTGCTGCTAAAAGGGGAAGCTTTTACTGGCTTAACACGAATGTTGTTGACCCTGATGCGAGCTATGCGATGTGTTGCAGGCTTAACATAGATAAGAGGGAGTTAACTTACGCTTTTGAAGTTAGCGGGAAAAGCAGTGAAGAAGAAACATTGGAAAAGCTCGAGAGACAGAGATTTGGCGGTCTCTGGGCGATGCCTGATATAACTGGTTCAGTGAATGTCACTACCGTTAACCTTCCGAGGATAGCCCTTAAAGCTAAGGATGACGATAAATTCTGGGAGGAGTACGAGAGGATCCTTGAGATAGTGAGAATCACGACGGATTGGTTTAGGGAAAGGTACATCAAGCTGATATCCTCCTATCCACACATGTATAGTATGATAAAGGAGTACCTCGAGGAGTTCCCCATGAGTCACTTCAATACTATAGGAATTCTTGGCCTTCCCGAGGCGGTAGCTATCTACATGAATTCGCCCGAACTATGGAAAGAGGGTAATAGAAGGGATTGGATCGAATCTGCTAGGCTGATGAAAAAGATGGTAGAATTCGCCACAGCTAAGGCTAGGGAATGGATGAGGGCTACAGGAACTCCGTGGAACGTTGAGGAGGTTCCAGGGGAGAGCGCTGCTGCTAAACTTGCAATTAGGGATATGAAAGAATTTCCTGAACTTAAGGATTACCTTGAGGATCCTGATAATCCGATATATTCAACGAGCATAGCTCCCTATTATGGTTCCCTTGAGCTGGGGGATAGGGTTAAGATCGAGGAGATGGTTCAGGGTAGCTTCACGGGTGGAGTTATGATGCACATATTCCTGGGGGAAGAACCGGATCCAGAGGCGTTAGCTCAGTTAACTAAAAAACTCATGAGGACTAAGTTAGTCTATTGGAGCTACACTCCAGCAATTACGGTCTGCAACTCGTGCAAGGCTTCATTTACTGGCCTATATACGAGATGCCCTAGATGTGGTAGTAAAGACGTTGAGATTTGGAGCAGGATCATAGGCTACTACAGACCGTTAAGGAACTGGAACCCTTATAGGAGGAAGGAGTTCTGGAGTAGGAAGCATTACGTCGCATGA
- a CDS encoding carbohydrate ABC transporter permease, with the protein MKFKSKYIPYLLLIPAVAYLLFFIGYPLVQALYLAFTKNGAFSLDTVRRATSDPTFWEALKYTILLAIVIVPIQLVLALILALAVNRTFKGRDLAIYALVIPLTISDVAAGLIWYTMLADYGFINKLFLNLGLLSNPIHFFGYEYRTMEFLAIVIAEVWRATAIVFVIILAGLQMISREYLEAAEVFGAGYWTRLRKIVIPMLKPSIQSALIIRTLFAMQVFGVVWILAGRDIPVLAGEGFYQLTEIKDYGVASIYALTIALLSLALGALYVKFLKAEYLEVRT; encoded by the coding sequence ATGAAGTTCAAGTCTAAGTATATCCCATACCTCCTTCTCATTCCGGCCGTTGCGTACTTGTTATTCTTCATCGGTTATCCCTTGGTTCAGGCCTTGTACCTTGCTTTTACTAAGAATGGGGCCTTCTCGTTGGATACGGTTAGGAGGGCTACTTCTGATCCAACTTTTTGGGAAGCCTTAAAATATACTATACTTTTAGCTATTGTGATAGTCCCTATTCAGCTAGTTTTAGCTTTAATTCTTGCACTTGCCGTTAATAGAACCTTTAAGGGTAGAGATCTAGCAATTTACGCCCTTGTAATTCCCCTAACGATAAGCGATGTTGCTGCTGGTTTGATATGGTACACGATGCTAGCTGATTATGGTTTTATTAATAAGTTGTTCCTTAACTTGGGTTTACTCTCGAATCCAATACATTTCTTTGGATATGAATATAGGACCATGGAGTTCCTGGCAATAGTGATCGCTGAAGTTTGGAGGGCTACGGCCATAGTTTTCGTGATAATCCTAGCTGGACTTCAGATGATAAGTAGAGAGTATCTGGAAGCCGCGGAAGTCTTTGGAGCTGGATACTGGACAAGGCTAAGGAAGATAGTAATTCCCATGCTAAAGCCTAGCATTCAGAGTGCCCTCATAATTAGAACGCTCTTCGCAATGCAGGTCTTTGGAGTTGTCTGGATCTTAGCTGGGAGGGATATCCCAGTATTAGCTGGGGAGGGATTCTACCAGCTTACCGAGATAAAGGATTATGGCGTTGCCTCAATATATGCCTTAACGATAGCACTACTTTCCCTAGCACTAGGGGCCCTATACGTTAAATTCCTGAAGGCCGAATACTTGGAGGTGAGAACATGA
- a CDS encoding anaerobic ribonucleoside-triphosphate reductase activating protein, producing MLVSGWKEVSMVDVHGKTTFTLWLCGCNLRCPFCHNWRIAQGEGCFKLNREELIAEVDANSFLVDCFHITGGEPLIQWKELRNLLVDVRRYLPISLNSNLTLVKPLERVIEFLDHVATDLKVPPTELYGLPRESSIKLWKLFLDGLSIVSNYSIPLELRIPVSRGFKVEDIKPWIEEGIERINTDFYVVLNPLVGPPLTDPRDKEWCAEHCWPRNEVEKLKDLLKSLGIEKVIVKSYP from the coding sequence ATGCTCGTCAGCGGATGGAAGGAAGTTAGCATGGTTGACGTTCACGGGAAAACGACGTTCACCCTTTGGCTCTGTGGCTGTAATCTTAGATGTCCATTCTGCCATAACTGGAGGATAGCTCAGGGAGAGGGATGCTTTAAGCTTAACAGGGAGGAATTAATAGCTGAAGTTGATGCGAACTCTTTTCTCGTTGACTGCTTCCACATTACAGGAGGAGAACCTCTAATTCAGTGGAAGGAGCTTAGGAACTTATTGGTCGATGTAAGGAGATACTTACCTATAAGTTTGAATTCGAATCTAACCTTAGTAAAACCGCTTGAGCGCGTTATAGAGTTTTTAGACCACGTAGCAACTGACTTGAAGGTTCCTCCAACTGAGCTCTATGGACTTCCAAGGGAGAGCTCCATTAAGCTTTGGAAGCTTTTCCTGGATGGTTTAAGTATAGTTTCTAATTATTCAATCCCATTGGAGCTTAGGATACCTGTAAGCAGGGGATTTAAAGTTGAAGACATCAAACCCTGGATAGAGGAAGGAATAGAGAGAATAAACACGGATTTTTACGTTGTCTTGAATCCTCTCGTTGGGCCTCCCCTTACGGATCCAAGGGATAAAGAATGGTGTGCGGAGCACTGCTGGCCAAGAAATGAAGTTGAAAAACTAAAAGACCTCTTAAAAAGCTTAG
- a CDS encoding carbohydrate ABC transporter permease, with protein sequence MNEKTVFMLKKVAFYAFIFTVVAWIVIPIIVSALYAFSTKTDYYDPRKVIPTSFTDEWVKTILYVLGAWDGIKNSVIVATLTIIISFILGIPAGYAIARFAFKGKDTIKLSIVALRMFPIPVMAIPLVVLYIKLKLIDTLFGVALAHTAMALPFVVLITSSIFAGVDKELEEAGMVFGLTRWGAFRNITLPLALPGLAAAAMFTFVMSWNEVFVASILTLKNRTLPAQILSIVAGAAGGAAPAYYKFAAAFIMTLPAMLFIFFARRYLVTMWGITLR encoded by the coding sequence ATGAATGAGAAGACTGTTTTCATGCTGAAGAAAGTTGCTTTCTATGCTTTCATATTTACGGTAGTTGCTTGGATAGTAATACCGATAATCGTTTCTGCTCTATATGCTTTTTCTACGAAAACCGATTATTACGATCCACGTAAAGTCATACCTACGAGCTTTACAGATGAATGGGTTAAAACAATTCTCTACGTCCTGGGAGCCTGGGATGGAATCAAGAATAGTGTAATTGTAGCAACCCTTACGATAATTATAAGCTTCATACTTGGGATACCGGCAGGTTATGCAATAGCTAGATTTGCCTTTAAGGGAAAAGATACGATAAAGCTGTCGATAGTAGCCCTGAGAATGTTCCCAATTCCGGTGATGGCCATTCCTTTGGTGGTTCTATATATAAAGCTAAAGCTGATAGACACCCTCTTTGGAGTTGCCTTAGCTCACACAGCAATGGCCCTCCCCTTTGTCGTATTGATAACTTCGAGCATCTTCGCTGGGGTTGACAAGGAACTTGAGGAAGCCGGCATGGTCTTCGGACTTACCAGGTGGGGGGCCTTCAGGAACATAACACTCCCATTGGCCTTACCGGGCCTAGCAGCGGCCGCCATGTTTACCTTCGTCATGAGCTGGAATGAAGTATTTGTTGCCTCCATATTAACGCTTAAGAACAGAACTTTACCCGCCCAGATTCTTTCCATAGTAGCTGGAGCTGCAGGAGGAGCTGCTCCGGCTTATTATAAGTTCGCAGCGGCATTTATAATGACTCTACCGGCGATGCTGTTCATATTCTTTGCTAGGAGGTACCTAGTTACGATGTGGGGAATAACATTGAGGTGA
- a CDS encoding ABC transporter substrate-binding protein yields the protein MRSGLKVLIAALIGMAVVVSGCIGGGGPAKIVWASTQLNPPEERAFVLNELIPGFKEKTGIDVEFVPISYSDLATRMEGEMQSGKVTIDVVADLHGGLDYFNAKGWLQDLSGKKLEGRTFIESYMKYATDKNGKVFYIPWMSATYVMVVNKEAFKYLPSGLTEEDVIKGTDKWTYDALLAWVKNIYEQTGKKAFGLPAGPKGLLHRFIHGYLYPSFTGYEAKKFESPEAVEMWNYFKELWKYTNPASTTWDAMADPLLQGEVLIAWDHTARIKNAITTKPDQFVVVPVPRGPKGRGFIVVLAGLAIPKNAPHPDEAWKLIDYLTKPETQVKVLEKVGFFPTVKEAENAVPEGPLKILVKGVTAQSSTKDALIVMIPNLGAKGGEFSGIYRDAFKRIILQGEDPEKVLNELGPKLHQLFKEQGVEEP from the coding sequence ATGAGGTCAGGTTTGAAGGTTCTCATTGCGGCCCTGATAGGAATGGCCGTAGTGGTAAGTGGTTGCATCGGTGGGGGAGGGCCTGCAAAGATCGTTTGGGCATCAACTCAACTTAACCCACCAGAAGAGAGGGCATTCGTTCTTAACGAGCTTATACCAGGATTTAAAGAGAAAACCGGGATTGACGTTGAGTTCGTTCCGATAAGCTATTCTGACCTGGCAACCAGGATGGAAGGTGAGATGCAGTCGGGAAAGGTGACCATTGATGTCGTTGCAGATCTCCACGGGGGGCTCGATTACTTCAACGCCAAGGGATGGCTTCAGGATTTGAGCGGAAAGAAGCTTGAAGGTAGAACGTTCATCGAGAGCTACATGAAGTATGCCACCGATAAGAACGGTAAGGTATTCTACATTCCATGGATGAGCGCAACTTACGTCATGGTTGTCAACAAGGAAGCCTTTAAGTACCTACCCTCGGGGCTCACCGAGGAGGATGTAATTAAAGGTACCGACAAGTGGACGTATGATGCATTATTGGCATGGGTAAAGAACATTTACGAGCAGACAGGTAAGAAGGCCTTTGGATTACCTGCGGGTCCAAAGGGGTTGCTCCACAGATTCATCCACGGTTACCTATACCCAAGCTTCACCGGTTATGAAGCTAAGAAGTTTGAGAGTCCCGAAGCTGTAGAGATGTGGAACTACTTCAAGGAGCTTTGGAAGTACACTAACCCAGCTTCAACCACATGGGATGCCATGGCTGATCCCTTACTTCAAGGTGAAGTTTTAATTGCTTGGGATCACACCGCCAGAATAAAGAATGCAATAACCACAAAGCCCGATCAATTCGTCGTCGTTCCGGTACCAAGAGGGCCAAAGGGAAGGGGGTTCATAGTAGTTCTCGCTGGGCTTGCAATTCCCAAGAACGCTCCACATCCCGATGAAGCTTGGAAGCTTATTGATTACCTAACGAAGCCAGAAACCCAGGTGAAGGTGCTTGAGAAAGTTGGATTCTTCCCAACCGTTAAAGAGGCAGAGAATGCGGTTCCAGAGGGGCCGCTTAAGATCCTAGTGAAGGGCGTAACAGCTCAGAGCTCAACCAAGGATGCCCTAATAGTTATGATACCGAACCTTGGAGCAAAGGGTGGAGAGTTCAGTGGAATATACAGGGATGCCTTCAAGAGGATAATCCTGCAGGGAGAAGATCCAGAGAAGGTTCTTAACGAACTCGGGCCTAAACTACACCAGCTCTTTAAGGAGCAGGGAGTTGAAGAACCCTGA
- a CDS encoding ABC transporter ATP-binding protein, whose product MVEVKLENLTKRFGNFTAVNKLNLTIKDGEFLVLLGPSGCGKTTTLRMIAGLEEPTEGRIYFGDRDVTYLPPKDRNISMVFQSYAVWPHMTVYENIAFPLKIKKFPKDEIDKRVRWAAELLQIEELLNRYPAQLSGGQRQRVAVARAIVVEPDVLLMDEPLSNLDAKLRVAMRAEIKKLQQKLKVTTIYVTHDQVEAMTMGDRIAVMNRGQLLQIGSPTEVYLRPNSVFVATFIGAPEMNILEVSVGDGYLEGRGFRIELPQDLMDLLKDYVGKTVLFGIRPEHMTVEGVSELAHMKRTARLIGKVDFVEALGTDTILHVKFGDELVKVKLPGHIPIEPGREVKVIMDLDMIHVFDKDTEKAIV is encoded by the coding sequence ATGGTTGAAGTTAAACTCGAAAATTTAACGAAAAGGTTCGGGAACTTTACGGCCGTTAATAAGCTTAACCTAACAATTAAGGATGGGGAATTTCTGGTTTTATTAGGGCCCAGCGGTTGCGGTAAAACAACTACGTTGAGAATGATAGCTGGGTTGGAAGAACCGACGGAGGGGAGGATATACTTCGGTGATAGAGATGTCACGTATCTTCCACCTAAGGATAGGAATATAAGCATGGTGTTCCAGAGCTATGCAGTATGGCCCCACATGACCGTTTATGAGAATATAGCTTTTCCTCTCAAGATAAAGAAGTTTCCAAAGGATGAAATTGACAAGAGGGTTAGATGGGCCGCGGAGCTTTTACAGATAGAGGAATTGTTGAATAGGTATCCAGCCCAGCTCTCTGGAGGTCAGAGGCAGAGGGTTGCTGTAGCTAGAGCTATTGTAGTTGAGCCTGATGTTTTGCTAATGGATGAGCCATTGAGCAACTTAGACGCTAAGCTAAGGGTTGCTATGAGGGCCGAGATAAAGAAGTTGCAGCAGAAGCTTAAGGTCACAACCATTTACGTTACCCATGATCAGGTTGAGGCCATGACGATGGGTGATAGAATAGCCGTCATGAACAGGGGCCAACTACTTCAGATAGGATCGCCGACTGAAGTTTACTTAAGGCCTAACTCAGTATTTGTGGCAACCTTCATAGGGGCCCCTGAGATGAACATACTTGAGGTTTCAGTAGGGGATGGCTACTTGGAGGGTAGAGGATTCAGAATAGAGCTTCCACAAGACTTAATGGATCTCCTGAAGGATTACGTAGGGAAAACGGTATTGTTCGGGATTAGGCCTGAGCACATGACAGTTGAAGGCGTAAGTGAGCTAGCTCACATGAAGAGAACGGCCAGACTTATTGGAAAGGTTGACTTCGTTGAAGCGTTGGGAACTGATACAATACTTCACGTGAAGTTTGGGGATGAACTCGTGAAGGTTAAACTTCCTGGACACATTCCCATAGAGCCTGGTAGAGAGGTCAAGGTGATCATGGACTTAGATATGATCCACGTGTTTGACAAAGATACTGAGAAGGCGATAGTCTAG